TCCCTATTATCTGTCAGTGGTTCCTCTTTTTTCAATCAACTTCACATCGTGCTGTCTTTGCCTTTCTAAATAGTCATTCCTTCCTTAGTGATGCCAGAATCCAGGGATCTACTAAAACTGAGGCTGAGTAAGAATTAGGTCTACTTTACTTGTACATCCTTTACTGCCCTTGGCTTCCTGTATGCAAAGTGTTATGTGAATGATGATTGAGGAAAAGGAAACTCAAGACCAAAGCATAGTATCTTCTATTTGTTGGAAAAAAATCCTGTGTGTTATGCGTGCAAGCgcgtgcaagtgtgtgtatgtgtgggtatgtgtgtatgtgtgcccataTTTACATCTCCTTGCTGAATCTGGTTATAATTCTAGGTACCTCAGTTCCCTTTCCTCCTGTGATGAATCACTGCCCAAGGTCATAACTGTCTGTGCTGCTTTAGCGTTTATACCTGCAAACATGGCTATGTATTTTGGAACTCAAGGTTATGGAATTTAGATTTCTATGTAGGTTCTTCACTCAGTGTcagtcacagaagaaaaataaccattgcaaaagaaaaaaatattaatcgaGTCAACGGTTTAGTAgtgcttttttttccctaattttcACCATCAGCAAAGCTCTGTTGTCTTTAATTCTAATGAAGGGGTATAAAAGATAAAGCTggtgatgttttctagttctgaAAATCTCCGAGTGGAGAGCTGAGGTAGGGTGTCACAGAGCTGACCACTTTGCTCTTCAGGAACTCACTCCTGGAGGGCTTTCACCAAAGAATGAAAGTAAGTTCACCTGGTCTGCCACAACTCACATAGAAATGATAGAATCTACTTTTTCTCCTGGATGATGGAGCTTTGCCTGGCTTGGATGTGTATGTGATATCACTCCTTTGTTCTATTTCTGGAGATACATCACTGTGTTTATAAGACAAAGCAGAATAAAGTCATTTAGCAACAATCATAACTAcctcataaatatatacactatacatagtAATAAAATGTAAAGTATGTTTAATGAATAGAATTATTATGCTAAATGCCCCATTGGACCATTACACGTCATTTACTGGATTAAATTTACTGGATTATCCTTCTGTATTCCATAAATACGTAATACGTAATCATTAAAATTCTAACTGCTTGGCAGTTAaaacacttgctcttgcagaagatttgGGTTTGGCTCTGAACATCCGCACTGTGGATTATCTCTTAAttctagttctagggaatccaactTGTTCTTCTGGCATCTGAGGGTATATACATAGTACCcatatgtacgtacatacatacatacatacatacaaacaaacactcaaacacataacaaaataaatctgaaaacatGTTAAAGGCTGGTATTTTGATGGGTCTCTAAATTTCTAATGCTGTGTTTCCTGATAAATCTGATCATTTAGTTTTGTTTAGCCTTTCCACACGGAGAGAATATGCTAAAGACTGGTTCTAAgcctttttaaaatcaaatctgCCAGAAAGCATCCAAATTTCAAATGTgtcatattcacacacagatcCATTGAGATTCTGCAGTCTTGAGCCCATGACAGTAATATGGCTCAATagggaaaggtgcttgctgctaagtctgacaatgtgggtttgatccctgggccTCACACGTTTGTCTCGCTGACATCCACATGCACGCTGTCACATGTGTGGgtttacacacatatgtaccaaataaataaatagttgtgAAACAAATACATAGTTGTaatacaaactaaaaaaaatgaTCCCAAAGTATTCATTTTATTAACAAACACAAATTTGAAATGTTTATGATAAGACATCAACATCAAGCAAACAAGTGCAAACAGTAGTTCTATAACCTGGAGGCCATCTCAGTCCTGTTAATTTTGTTGACATCTTCCCAACCACATCTAATCTTCAGTATCTTCTTCCTCAAGCAGGGCAGGCACAGTACGATTTTACACATCAGGACCACAGTTGGAAGGAGAACAGCTATCATAAAAGTTGGAGGCATGTACCATACAAATTGACCTATATCTACCCATTTATTCCATGCAAAAACCAAAGCATGTACTGTGCCCAGAAGAAGAGAGACAACTCCTAGTTTGCtctgtaaaagaaaacaacatgacCCTACGTAAGGGGTGATTCTTTAACGGTCAATTCTACCCTACCGCATTGGGGTTGTTCTGTTGCTTGGAGAATCCTTTCATTTATCTACAGTTATTTTCATGTAACATGTTGTTTGACAATGTCCAACCACACCTTGTTATTCCTTTGTGTGTTCTCCTCACCACATTACCTTTGAGcaatttttcttgtttctaagCTAAGTGGAAAAGTCAAGTGGTCATCAGCCCCATCGGTGCTTTCTCTACCATCCTGTTGAAGACACTATCTTTCAtaagacatttttgttttattggcagTGATGGGGAGCACAActggggccttgtgcatgctaccTGAGCAGTCTACGGTTGAGTAACATTCCCCACCTCATTACGGCTTTTGCATTATGATACTCTGtcttactgattttattttaactttgctACCAAGCAATGTCTAAAATAGTCACTGTCTTACTGCAGGGTCCTTGCAAAAGCAACACAATGATTTGAACAGGTTTGGTGCTCAATGAATATTGCTGAATTCACTGAAGAATACTGTAAAAAATATCAATCTTATCTCAACTGATGTTATTCTAATTTTGTAAATGAATATGCaaatagattatatatatgtacacacatacatacatacatatatacatacagacatacggACAGATATAGTTTCCaataaccattttttaaaatttcaagcaTAAGGTTTTAGTAAGGGAGATGAAAGAAGCTGGTATGAATTTCTCCCTTCACACAAATTAGTCTTCTTGTAAGTTTTCCTAAATCTACCACTTTCTTCAGTTATTAATTCTAGAATCTTGCCTGATGCCCTAagctggaaaaaaatctcagacaTACAAAATTAGTGATCCGTCAACATAAGAGCAGGTCTGTTGACAGCACAATTGTAAATGTTAGGGGGTACTAGAAAAAGTAGTAAGGAAAAACATGAGGCCAGAGAAAACATGTGTTTAgtgatgtcaggaagtgtatatACCCTCACTCCTGTGTCTGGGTGCTGGCAGACACAACTGGTATGTCTATGAGTACTTTAAAACACATTCTAGAAAATGACCGGGCATGCATCTGTGGTGTAGAGGGTTGAGTCCTTTTTGCATATGTCAAGGAATGATATCGCTGAGACAAATGATAGATTTATTTCTAGCCTTCTGAGAATCCTCCACACTGATATCCACAGTGGCAGGACCAGTTTGTATTCCCACCAATGGAGAATGAGGCTTTCCCTCTTCTCGTTCTAAGCCAGggtttgttgggagccgactttagcagaaagcggctagatcaactttgcagccgtctggaaccatataccctgacgaaagacttgatttttcaaaagcctataacagctgaagcacactctgataaatatattgtttatcccacatagcttgttttgctgtttagtgacctcagctgtatggtgcacgtggcatgagttcatgggctcctggcagggtttataagctgcgcccgggaagggatcgggggctcgccatcttgactaccaactgctaaacatcctgagtaaactgttgtgagaaggaactggttgttccgtgtcttaattcctgctggtcagggttggtgcGGCACAAGGGTTCCCattaacctggaactcactatgtagattaagctggcctgaactcatagggatctatgtttttaaaaagtcatatattCAGATACAATGGGAAAACATTGGGAATCATTTCAGTGACTGAACAAAGTAAATCTAAATGAAGAACAATTTCAACTTGAAACATTTTGACATTAAACAGAGACAGTGGTTCAGAGAGCTGTTCACCAGCATAATTTTAAGGCATTCTGACAAGATTCTTCTAGATGACTCCAGACTTGGATTCACTTTGTCGGAAATGGTCTAAACTGTTTTGGCAGATACTTATGCCTGAATTAAGTTGCACTCCTTGACTGTTGTTACACGGGCCCCTTCCGGTGCactgttctttttaaatgtgtcCTTCTACCTAGAAGATATGTAAGTTTGTGACAGGATTCTGAATCCCAGAGATAAACTGCAAGTGATTAATGTAATTTAAACATAACTTAGAAATGCCATCTTTAAAAATTCgatagcagaggcaggtgtggtGCCTCATGTCTGTAATTgcagtgcttgggaggctgacATAGAAGGAAGACTGCCTTATATACCAGACTcgcctgggctacataattaaTCCAGGCTAGCTTGAGGTAGAAGTgtgagactctgtcaaaaaagTATTAGGTGTCAAAATACCTTGAATTaatataaatttgaattttatattttaattttctcctaGAGAATGCAAAACTGTACCTTCAAAGGCACGACTAAAGTCAAGAGACAGGTAAAATAATGCTTGATTTGTGTCTGTGGGAACTAGTGAACCACTgatattcctaaatatatttatagttatttatgGGAGCAGCAAATTATCTGCAAAGTTTTAAAGGTGAGAAACATCTTTGTTTTAATAATGTCTTTTATTTATGTCTACAAAAATGTGTTCCATAATTTATAAAAGCAATGGAAAAACTGTGAGAAAACTCATTATTGAATGGAACAGTATGAGATCTTTCCTactggaaaacattattttaatgggATAAATCAATGTATTTAACATTATAAGCAGACTAGGATTATTTCTATACATGACTTACCTGAATATAGTGAAATTCTCTCCAGGTTAAAGAGTCGCTCACAGATGGAATAGATGTCACAGCCAAGAGAGCCAAGATGGCCAGTCCCACAATCCCCAGGGACACATAAATTTCCATTCTCCAGACATCATGCTCAATCCAGGCAtcctctttgttttgttgaaCCTAAGAAAAGGAGGAATCCAAACCACACTTATTAATATGTGCACTTTACTTGATGGCTTACTCAGACAGAAATGTAAAAAGCATAGGAACTCTGGTAAATAAGGAGATGATTGAATCAATCAGTCCTCACAAAGACACACTGTCAGGATGCTATGATTGAACTATGACCCCCACCTATGCAAAAACACTTCTTTATGCTATAAAGGTATTgtctattttcagtttaaaaacaTTCTTCAGTACAAGATGACAGgtgctgataaaattatcaaaaCGACTATTAAAAATGCAGGCTAGTTTCTCAGAGGGTCAATATCGCTATTACTACAAGAAGAAAGGATTAATTTGTTAGGTAATTTAGACGTTTTAGTTGGTTAGTCTTGTGGCGTGTCACCTTCCTACCTGTTTGTAAGCCCAGTTGAGCAGCTTGTATCTGTAGGATCGCCTCATTGGGTACGAGAGACTGTAAATAGCGTGTAGCACAGcaaaaaagaagctgaggagtcCGAACTGCTTCCTTGCCAGCATCCATCGATCTAGCCAGGGTGGGAACTTCTTGTACTTGGTTCCATTGCGAAGCTGCACAACGGCCGCTATCTCTCCTGGCAAATAAACCAGTGCCAAGAGGGTAATGGAGACCACTGGCAAGACTTTGTTAATGACCAGGATtggaattttataaaaatactgtTCACGGGAAGTTACTAATGGGTAAATGATTTCCCTCAGAATCGTGTACAGGAAAGTCAGGGATGATATGATGGCAGCAACCTTAACTGGCAAGCGCCAGTTTGGAAAGAATTCCTGCGTGTGCTGAAGCTCGGAGGGGCAGTCAAACGCATCGACGTGGACCGCGTGCTGCAAATGAGAGAGCACCGGTCTTTTCGGCATGCTCCTCTCTCCCGTGTCCTTAGtctacaaaagaaaggaagggaacgTCTTAACACTGGACAAAGCAATGGGATTTCTTTTACTCTAATACTCGCTGTTCCATCACTGTGCTTCTTGATGAACAGAGTATCTACTCGCTTGTGGATACCAGGCACCTAAGACAGTATAGTCTATGTAAGCCTGATCAAGGATTCACCTAATACACTGGTGTTCTCCACTTGCCTATTTATTTCCTCCTTTGtgtttgagatagtgtctcttgTAGCCCAAGCAGGCTTTCAATGCTATCCTCCAGCTTCTGGGCAAGTGCTGGGAGTACCAGCATATACTACCAAGCTGGGttcaatttctctttaaaataaaagagatagatGCCAACACACCAAGGTTTACACAGCCCTGTCTCTTGAAGACTTGAATAATGggaataatatttttgtttgtttgtttgttttatttgtttggagacaggttttctcagtgtagccctggctctcctggaactcaacctgtagactaggttgggcttgaactcatagagatctacctgtgtttgcctttcaagtgcttgaattaaaggtatgtaccaacaccacacagagaaatactattaagaagtcaaaattaaaaaaaaaacaaactttttttttaaaagtccagtATTCTTTGGCAAACCCAGCAAGTATGCATATCATAAGTGTTCTGTAATATTTCTATTGGTTCCTGGGCAATTATGCACAGAAGTAGCAgtgaatttattaattaaaatgcaaaGGATTTGGAATAGTAGTCAATCCTAATACAGAAATATATGAATTTCATTATGTGGTTGTGGTCTTTATGAGAACGGCAGGAATAACAGGGTGATTTCAATAAATGAAAGTATAAATTTCATTATATAGTCTTgctctttgattttatatttctaaaagagatgaattaatgatcagaaagtttagaaaaagctACTTAACTATCTAGTGAACTTCTGCAGACACAATCTGCTTCCCAACAAGTTAATACTGCTCTGTCCACTGTGTTTTGTGCTAGTCAGCAATTcaaaagaaaagtatattaaataatttGTTGTTTCCACAGGGGATAAGcagaaatacaaaatttaaagacTCAAATGAAGACCACAGAGTGTTTCCTATCGTGTTCCTTTCTGAACCGCTTGCTTATTTAAGTCTTCCTTttcatagctccaagtgtgctggagcagaagcttccactgctgtcagATGTTCGGGCTCTTCCTCATTGCACACAGAATCATCCCCACAGTACCCCACAGTTGGCAGGGTCTAAGGATGAGTTCTCTTGCCACCTGACATAAATCATTCTTCTATCCAATGTCTTTCTAATCACGCCATCCATAAAGGAAATGGCTCTGTAATTCCCGTGTGTTAACACAGCCTGAGTGAACCAGCGAGAACAGTTTTCTGGCTAAACATTATGTTACAGTAAGTAAGAGAGctaaattgaaaaatgaaaataatttcattttatggtATATCTGCTTGTGACTTTTAGAATTgcactttaaaaatttaaaaagataactgACACCAAAAATTTCTGCCACTTTTTAAATGATGTAGCAAGAAACATTGCTATTGATCTAAAGTGAGACAACTGATACTTTGcacaaaacagtttatttggttaAACAGTGAGTCATCGCTGACTTGGTGGACTCTCTGGTAATCTACCATAGTGCCTACTAAATGATTATAAAACTACTATTATATAGTCCATCATGACTTTAGCTTCTAAACTTAGAAGCAGCAGTGTTCTAAAGGACTCAAAGAGCTCTGGAGATGGTCTGGTCCAGTTCATTCATAGAAATGCAGGACCCAGTGTTTTCAGGGACCCAAGGAGGTTATACAGCTAAGCCCTGATAATCGGTCAAGTCACTTCAATTGTACCATACAGTTTCAGCTACAGGCATCCAAGCACAGAGATCAGTAGATTAGAATGAAGTGCCCTTCCCAACATTAGGAGATTCAGAATACACTTGAAGTATATAGATTTTAATTATTAGCTTTTATAGGCATTATTTTACCAAGTAACTGTCATCTTCCAGGTTTCCCTgaggcttcattttccacagttcTTCTGGGATTGTAATATCTTTACTGATCTCCATGAATGTTATAAAATAGTCTGGCTTCAGCcacctagaaaaagaaaaataaagtatgttccatttatgatactattgttttgttgttggtttgctttTGAGAAAGGGCTTCTCTACACtaggtattcctggctgtcctggaccttgctctgtagaacaggctggcttcaacctcagagatctgcctgtgtctatctctcaagtgctgggatcaaaggtaggCACCACCATTGACCACCTACAGTACTTTTGTTTGATGGAACAATATAAAGTATTTATTCACTTGAAAACTAGAGcagaaaaacacaattaagaTTCCAATAGTGAATAAGCTGCACATTTAACTAGCCTTCAACCAGTTCACTAATGTCAATTATCTGTTCAACGAATGACCTGTTATTTATATGAAACATAAAGGATTAgctgttcttcttttcttcaggaaGACTTTACTCCAGGTTCTCAGTTAGACAAAAGCTGGTTCCCCTTAATGATAAATGGAATTAGGAATTCATTGTTCAGTTTTGGGCATTGATTCTATCATCAAGGCTCGAGGCAGTTGATAGAGAACTTCAGAAAGATAATGTTTCTTAGGCTTCCACGGTTAATGATAGAATCTGAAACAAAAATGAACTGGTTTGTCTGCTGAAAAATTCCTGAAGGTAGCAAAGAAAAGAGATACAATCATGAAAGGTAGCAAAGAAAAGAGATACAATCATGAAGCTGAATCCCAATAGTTGCTTCAAGGGCCAAAAGGCTGCATGCACTGCCAGAGTGTCCTTTGGACAAGCCCTGTTGGTAAAAGTGGCTGCTCATCTATTTCTGATGGGGTATTAAGTTGTGTTCAGTCACCGATAAGCCCACTTTCTCAgtcaaccctgtggagaggagcttgttaaaaatttccccaaacaaagaaaattattctttaagaGCTTCATGGAGCCTGATCCAGTCTTGGCTTTACACATCTTATGCATGACAAACAGGACGTCATAGTCTCCATCGTGTTTAATGAGCTCTAATTCACTTCTAGAAGGTTATACCTCCAATCGGTACCTCgcccaatgaaagaaaaacaagttagttACACAACAGGTAGGTTGctggaaaatatttcaaatactttgggattttggaccaCATGTGATGCCTTATTaagtggaaaattattttcaggagtagattataatTCTTAGAATATTTCCAAGTTTTAAAGGTCAGCCTTTCCCTGACAGCAGGATTATGTCTTTCTTACTAATGTGCTCTGGAAATTCCAGAGTTCTCTATCTTGGAACATTCAGGAGGAGACTATAGCTTGAGCATCCCTCATgtgaaaactcacagtgttgaaatTCTCCCAAGTGCAAAACtggagtctcttcatggaaacacaagtggacctcacatgagggtttGCATGGATAATTCaggcatagtaaatatattctaactgtacatttctatagtagggtctcagtatatagtccttgctgacttggaagttgctatggatagcagacctcaaactcagagatccacttgtctctgcctcccgagtgctgggattaaaagcgtgctcCACCACATCTGACAGTCagtcattatatttatattaaatcatCTTCAGACTAAGCATATGTATATGAAGTGTAAACGGAGCCTGAATGGGCTTtctgtttaaacttttatcttatctGCAAGATATCTTATTGtgcttatataaattattatatttgtatgttacatatgtgtattttaaaaagtcctatcacacaaaatatttgtggttctaagtgTTGTTTTGGAATGTAGAATACACAAAACTGTTTTGATTGGCCCATGTAACCACTATCCTCTGGTTATAGAAACAGGCAGAAGACACAGGCTTGGCCATCCAGAGTGAATTCCTGTGATCACACTGAGTTGCTTAGGGATGTCAGGGAAATCTAGTCAGtaagttacagtcctcttctgatatcatctcCAGTGGAAGAGAGTGAAGAGATACTCTTAACATGTTTGCTAAGGTAGGATGCCACCCTGTGTAAGTCAGAAGATGTCTTCATGTGAACACAAGAATGCAACCACAGATAAGCCGAACAAGAAATAAAGGACAGTGACAAATCCTGCTGGCAGTAGTTTAAGCACCGGAAGCCAGGTCACTTCTCACTCGGGtacatagttaataccttcctcttttttgtttgtctgattgGTTGAGTTGAGTTGTATATTGACCATTGCCATTTGAAAGACTTCTGGGTAAAATCTATGccattcaacaagttcttagaaggctgattattacataggcattaaagaggagaaagagaaggagagttcaagcctgcctgtgagatgcttacagtctgtcttcaggaTATATTACTCCATGCCATTTGCTGACTTTAACCAATATTATAAAGTGAGTGGTTTGGCATGAGGTACCTAGGAATAGATTAGCATTCATTGtactaaagtataagaaacagtttactctAAGTTTAGAGTGTATTTTAGTCTGGTGGTTCAAGCTGGCAGACAGCGATGTATAAATCTATCTCTGTTCACTATTAATTCACTAACCACACTGAACAATGATGGGACACACCGAAAATACAAAGTCTAATGATATGTCTGTTCTCAAAAGCCTTTTGGTTCAGGACAGGCAAACAGTCCagcaagaactgtgtggtaaTGCCATGCCTCTTA
The DNA window shown above is from Arvicanthis niloticus isolate mArvNil1 chromosome 15, mArvNil1.pat.X, whole genome shotgun sequence and carries:
- the Steap1 gene encoding STEAP1 protein isoform X1 — its product is MEISKDITIPEELWKMKPQGNLEDDSYLTKDTGERSMPKRPVLSHLQHAVHVDAFDCPSELQHTQEFFPNWRLPVKVAAIISSLTFLYTILREIIYPLVTSREQYFYKIPILVINKVLPVVSITLLALVYLPGEIAAVVQLRNGTKYKKFPPWLDRWMLARKQFGLLSFFFAVLHAIYSLSYPMRRSYRYKLLNWAYKQVQQNKEDAWIEHDVWRMEIYVSLGIVGLAILALLAVTSIPSVSDSLTWREFHYIQSKLGVVSLLLGTVHALVFAWNKWVDIGQFVWYMPPTFMIAVLLPTVVLMCKIVLCLPCLRKKILKIRCGWEDVNKINRTEMASRL
- the Steap1 gene encoding STEAP1 protein isoform X2 is translated as MEISKDITIPEELWKMKPQGNLEDDSYLTKDTGERSMPKRPVLSHLQHAVHVDAFDCPSELQHTQEFFPNWRLPVKVAAIISSLTFLYTILREIIYPLVTSREQYFYKIPILVINKVLPVVSITLLALVYLPGEIAAVVQLRNGTKYKKFPPWLDRWMLARKQFGLLSFFFAVLHAIYSLSYPMRRSYRYKLLNWAYKQVQQNKEDAWIEHDVWRMEIYVSLGIVGLAILALLAVTSIPSVSDSLTWREFHYIQVEGHI